A window of Lacibacter sediminis contains these coding sequences:
- a CDS encoding RagB/SusD family nutrient uptake outer membrane protein: protein MKLRIMSFLVLIAIVTSCNKQKLEPIPQTVIPDILGFADSSKAVQQVFGLYSGLKSGQMYAGRYQVYQDVRGEEFINRTNNAVTAWLTWQFNLTASANEVQGFWASVYNTINRCNIVINEVPGAPLSASLKSSLIAEAKVVRATCYFMLMQLYARPYTDGNGSKLGVILKLAPEKQPGENNQTRATAAEIYTQILKDLNEAEPDLPSTYGNATANTTRAHKNTAIALKTRVYLNMGNWASVITEGNKLVPNAAPWVAPSGVANSLQANVATVYTNYTNSEMILSMPFTALDVPGTQNGLGWYYNPGPNGGGEFALNTTAPGIAANTSWRDETLDARRALHIVSGGQRWLRKFPNPNNAADWSPVIRYAEVMLNLAEGLARNEAGTAVNARALTILNAIRKRSDPTILDFTPATKDELVALILTERRIELLGEGFRTSDIARTGSPFPAKGTVGSVAASADQYIWPISIAELLVNKTCQQNPGY, encoded by the coding sequence ATGAAATTAAGAATAATGTCTTTTCTGGTCCTGATTGCAATTGTAACAAGTTGCAACAAACAGAAACTGGAACCAATACCTCAAACAGTAATTCCAGATATTCTGGGGTTTGCTGATTCCTCAAAAGCTGTGCAACAGGTATTTGGTTTATACTCTGGTTTAAAATCTGGCCAAATGTATGCTGGTCGTTACCAAGTTTATCAAGATGTAAGAGGGGAGGAGTTTATCAACAGAACCAACAACGCAGTAACAGCATGGCTAACATGGCAGTTTAATCTAACTGCGAGTGCCAATGAAGTGCAAGGATTCTGGGCATCTGTTTATAACACGATCAACAGATGTAATATTGTTATTAATGAAGTACCGGGAGCACCTTTAAGTGCGTCATTGAAAAGCTCACTTATTGCAGAAGCCAAGGTTGTAAGAGCAACTTGTTACTTTATGTTGATGCAGCTCTATGCAAGACCCTATACGGATGGAAATGGAAGTAAGTTAGGCGTAATTCTAAAGCTTGCTCCTGAAAAACAGCCGGGTGAAAATAATCAGACACGTGCAACAGCTGCGGAAATCTATACACAGATTTTAAAAGATTTAAATGAAGCAGAACCTGATTTACCATCAACCTATGGTAATGCAACCGCAAATACAACACGTGCACACAAGAACACAGCAATTGCATTAAAAACACGTGTATATCTAAACATGGGTAACTGGGCAAGTGTAATAACCGAGGGAAATAAGCTTGTTCCAAATGCAGCTCCCTGGGTTGCGCCTTCCGGCGTAGCAAACAGCTTACAAGCGAATGTTGCTACAGTTTATACAAATTATACCAACTCTGAAATGATTCTTTCTATGCCATTTACGGCTTTGGATGTTCCAGGTACACAAAATGGATTAGGATGGTATTATAATCCTGGTCCGAACGGTGGTGGTGAGTTTGCATTGAATACAACCGCTCCTGGAATAGCAGCGAATACAAGCTGGAGAGATGAAACCTTGGACGCAAGAAGAGCTCTCCATATCGTTTCTGGTGGCCAAAGGTGGTTACGGAAATTCCCGAATCCAAACAATGCTGCCGACTGGAGCCCAGTGATACGCTATGCAGAAGTAATGCTAAATTTAGCGGAAGGTTTGGCCAGAAATGAGGCAGGAACTGCTGTAAATGCCCGAGCATTGACAATACTGAATGCAATACGTAAACGTTCAGATCCAACTATTCTTGATTTTACTCCGGCAACCAAGGATGAACTGGTAGCCTTAATTTTAACTGAAAGAAGGATCGAACTTCTCGGTGAAGGCTTCAGAACTTCTGATATAGCACGCACCGGTAGTCCATTCCCAGCAAAAGGTACAGTAGGTTCAGTTGCTGCTTCTGCTGATCAGTATATTTGGCCAATTTCAATTGCTGAATTATTGGTAAATAAAACCTGTCAGCAAAACCCAGGTTATTAA
- a CDS encoding RagB/SusD family nutrient uptake outer membrane protein: MIRSIKNKLFLLLVAAVAFTSCKKSFLELNPPTSLTPGQALATEADLQVALRGAYAGLRGVDYFGRSVPILGDIMADNTYQHAVNTNRYTLFNTYSFVVTDGNALGLWTSAYSVILRANNIINSPVASNANVSQYKGEAYALRALSYFTLVRYFSKPFTEAPDSYGVPLVTTYNPDDKPGRATVAQVYALILSDLTQAYTLMTKYTNSSQFSKYAAKGLEAKVHMTMGTKASALAAALDVINNGGFGSLTAANHAAYWTSPAIRTDKLETLFEVSSDAVGNLSFDALSYLYSQAGNYGDLVVADDLYALFGAADVRKALYPVVPRPAAGAAIPTVNKYPAITGDLSETKVLRLSEMYLIAAEASLPASEANALTYVNYVTSRRGADAIASTGNQLFEDIITERRKELAFEGDRYMDLQRLKRTVSRSTNYPAAARTIDFTNFRRILPIPQSETDANPTIKAQQNSGYN, from the coding sequence ATGATACGATCAATAAAAAATAAACTGTTTTTGCTTCTTGTAGCTGCTGTTGCATTTACATCATGCAAAAAATCGTTTCTGGAACTTAATCCCCCAACCTCATTAACGCCAGGACAGGCATTAGCAACTGAAGCAGATTTGCAGGTTGCCTTAAGAGGTGCTTATGCTGGATTGCGTGGTGTGGATTATTTTGGACGCTCAGTGCCAATTCTCGGCGATATCATGGCTGATAATACTTATCAACATGCTGTAAACACTAACCGTTACACACTGTTTAACACCTACTCATTTGTTGTTACAGATGGTAATGCGTTAGGATTATGGACAAGTGCTTACTCTGTAATTCTACGTGCGAATAATATTATTAATTCGCCAGTAGCAAGCAACGCTAATGTCAGCCAATACAAAGGTGAAGCATATGCACTGAGAGCGCTTTCATACTTTACATTGGTTCGCTATTTTAGCAAGCCTTTTACCGAAGCCCCCGATAGCTACGGTGTACCGTTAGTTACTACTTATAATCCTGATGACAAACCAGGTCGTGCAACTGTTGCTCAGGTTTATGCTTTGATTCTTAGTGATCTTACTCAGGCTTATACTTTAATGACCAAATACACTAACTCTTCGCAGTTCAGCAAATATGCTGCGAAAGGTTTGGAAGCAAAGGTTCATATGACAATGGGTACTAAGGCTTCTGCTTTAGCTGCGGCATTAGATGTAATTAATAATGGTGGTTTTGGTTCTTTAACGGCTGCAAATCATGCTGCTTATTGGACCAGCCCGGCAATTAGGACAGACAAGCTGGAAACTTTGTTTGAAGTTTCTTCAGACGCAGTAGGCAACCTTTCGTTCGATGCCCTTTCATATCTCTACAGCCAGGCAGGAAATTATGGCGACTTAGTTGTAGCTGACGATTTGTATGCTTTGTTTGGTGCGGCTGATGTACGTAAAGCATTGTACCCTGTTGTGCCACGCCCTGCTGCTGGTGCTGCCATTCCTACGGTAAACAAGTATCCCGCCATTACAGGTGATTTAAGTGAAACAAAAGTATTACGCTTAAGTGAAATGTATTTAATTGCTGCAGAAGCATCGTTACCTGCCAGCGAAGCAAATGCATTAACTTATGTAAACTATGTTACAAGCCGTCGTGGAGCTGATGCGATCGCATCAACCGGTAATCAATTGTTTGAAGATATTATTACTGAAAGAAGAAAAGAGCTTGCTTTTGAAGGTGACCGTTATATGGATTTACAGCGTTTAAAACGTACTGTTTCCCGTAGTACAAACTACCCGGCTGCAGCAAGAACTATCGACTTCACAAATTTCAGAAGGATTTTGCCAATTCCACAATCGGAAACTGATGCAAATCCAACAATTAAAGCACAACAAAATTCAGGATATAACTAA
- a CDS encoding SusC/RagA family TonB-linked outer membrane protein, which produces MRKLVSMTIVLMMCALHLFAQEKTVTGKVTDEKDGTPLSGVSVTVKGTTIGTTTGVDGNFRLSIPSSARTLVFSFVNYASVEMNVTNRSSFTVSLSSTDKDLQEVVVVAYGTKKKSDLTGSVATVKAADIENKPFSSVDKILQGGVPGLQSVAASGQPGAAQNILIRGASSITASTAPLWIIDGIPINSGDASRLQTTANLLSTLNPNDIETITVLKDAASQSIYGSRAANGVILVTTKKGKAGKTVFRFDTEYGVNSVAYENDRYRPLNSSEYFAITTEGLVNAGASQATINSTLAGLGFGNGNDFNWKKGITNENAAQQQYNLSIQGGNERTTFFLSGGHFIQEGTTVNSKFKRTTGNFKLTHKATEKLTVIANLNGGFVNQRAPLAGGAFGNPVLSSFFLLPSRSAYNPDGTWNYNLGGLHNTIALTELDKRFLREISMRGGLSAEYKILKNLRFKTSYGGDLNFLEEDQYNNPFHGDGLASNGRAFSYYTRYYNWVWTNTLDFDQNITRNGDLSLNAQIGYESQKSSGYFSSLQSQDYPPTLLLTYPAAGARPTTASATISDYSFNSQFTSVSLNYQDRFVVSGSLRRDGSSRFGAKNKFGVFYSVGGTWNVDKEAFMQNVEFVNQLKLRASYGVNGNAGIGNYDWLPLYGYGANYNQQPGSFPSNVGDSSLTWELNKPFNVGIDFSILKNRVSISVDYYTRKSEDLLLNVPLSRTTGFSSATRNIGEMENKGVEVDIKTIPVLTKDFTWNLDLNFAHNQNRITSLPGGQDIADGNFIIRQGVAYRTFFLREYAGVDPANGDPLWYTDATRKTTTNVYPGAGARILQGNALPKFFGGLTNTFTYKNFSLDVQLYYNFGNFVYDTWGSYYVGAGFGATFNKVSRVLNRWQKPGDVTDIPKYIYNGNKNFQGGSSFYLNSGDFVRVRNLQLAYTLPKTVVSKIKLTGAQFYFRGTNLFTWVKDKNLPFDPEQGTGSATNLQVFIPKTITAGLNITF; this is translated from the coding sequence ATGAGAAAACTTGTAAGCATGACGATTGTGCTCATGATGTGCGCACTGCACTTATTTGCACAAGAAAAAACTGTTACGGGAAAAGTAACAGACGAAAAAGACGGAACACCTTTATCTGGTGTTTCGGTTACGGTTAAAGGGACCACAATCGGAACTACAACTGGCGTAGACGGAAATTTTAGATTAAGTATCCCCTCAAGCGCAAGAACATTAGTATTTTCTTTTGTGAACTATGCTTCAGTTGAGATGAATGTAACAAACAGAAGCAGCTTTACTGTTTCTTTATCATCAACCGATAAAGATTTACAGGAAGTAGTAGTAGTTGCCTATGGAACAAAAAAGAAAAGTGACCTTACAGGATCTGTTGCCACAGTAAAGGCCGCAGACATTGAAAACAAACCATTCAGCTCTGTAGACAAAATTCTTCAGGGCGGTGTGCCTGGTTTGCAATCTGTTGCCGCTTCTGGCCAACCAGGTGCTGCTCAGAACATTCTCATTCGTGGTGCTAGTTCCATTACAGCCAGCACTGCTCCACTTTGGATTATTGATGGGATTCCTATCAACAGTGGCGATGCATCACGTTTGCAAACAACTGCCAACCTGTTAAGTACATTAAACCCAAATGATATTGAGACGATTACAGTGTTAAAAGATGCTGCATCTCAGTCAATTTATGGTAGTCGTGCTGCAAATGGAGTTATCCTCGTTACAACAAAAAAGGGTAAAGCTGGTAAAACTGTATTTCGTTTTGATACGGAATATGGTGTAAACTCTGTTGCTTATGAGAATGACCGTTATCGCCCTCTAAATTCATCTGAATACTTTGCTATTACAACAGAAGGTTTAGTAAATGCAGGTGCAAGCCAGGCAACCATAAACAGTACGTTAGCGGGCTTGGGATTTGGTAATGGCAATGATTTTAACTGGAAAAAGGGTATTACAAACGAAAATGCCGCTCAACAACAATACAATCTTAGTATTCAAGGTGGTAACGAGCGTACGACCTTCTTTCTTTCAGGTGGTCATTTCATCCAAGAAGGAACTACCGTCAACTCTAAATTTAAGCGTACGACCGGCAACTTTAAGTTAACACATAAAGCAACTGAAAAATTAACAGTTATTGCTAACTTAAATGGTGGTTTTGTAAACCAACGTGCTCCTTTGGCGGGAGGTGCTTTTGGTAATCCGGTGCTTTCATCTTTCTTCCTGTTACCTTCAAGAAGCGCATACAATCCAGATGGTACATGGAACTACAACCTTGGTGGTTTACATAACACTATTGCGCTAACAGAACTCGACAAGCGTTTCCTGAGAGAAATAAGTATGAGAGGTGGTTTAAGTGCGGAATATAAAATCCTCAAGAACCTCCGCTTCAAAACAAGCTATGGCGGCGATCTGAACTTCCTCGAAGAAGATCAATATAACAATCCGTTCCATGGTGATGGTTTAGCATCAAATGGTCGTGCATTTTCTTATTACACCCGCTATTATAACTGGGTTTGGACAAATACACTTGATTTTGATCAAAACATTACACGCAATGGCGATTTGTCATTAAATGCCCAAATAGGTTACGAGAGTCAGAAGTCTAGCGGCTATTTCTCTTCTCTGCAATCACAGGATTATCCTCCAACATTGTTGTTAACTTATCCTGCAGCAGGTGCAAGACCAACTACTGCAAGTGCTACTATTTCTGATTATTCATTCAATTCACAATTCACTTCTGTATCATTAAACTACCAAGATCGTTTTGTTGTATCAGGTAGCTTAAGAAGAGATGGCTCTTCACGTTTTGGTGCAAAAAACAAATTTGGTGTTTTCTACTCCGTAGGTGGTACATGGAATGTGGACAAAGAAGCATTTATGCAGAATGTTGAGTTCGTAAATCAGTTAAAACTCCGTGCATCTTATGGTGTTAATGGTAATGCCGGTATTGGCAACTACGACTGGTTACCTTTGTACGGTTACGGTGCTAACTACAACCAGCAGCCTGGTAGCTTTCCGTCTAATGTAGGTGACTCGAGCTTAACATGGGAATTGAATAAACCATTTAACGTTGGTATTGATTTCAGCATCTTAAAGAACCGTGTAAGTATTAGCGTTGATTACTACACACGTAAATCAGAAGATCTGTTGCTAAATGTACCATTATCACGTACAACAGGTTTCTCTTCTGCTACAAGAAACATTGGTGAAATGGAGAATAAAGGTGTGGAAGTTGATATTAAAACAATCCCTGTATTAACGAAAGATTTCACTTGGAACCTTGATTTGAATTTTGCACACAACCAGAATAGAATCACAAGTTTACCTGGTGGTCAGGACATTGCTGATGGTAATTTCATAATTCGCCAAGGTGTTGCATACAGAACATTTTTCCTGCGTGAATACGCCGGCGTAGATCCTGCAAATGGAGATCCGCTTTGGTACACAGATGCTACTCGTAAAACAACAACTAATGTATACCCCGGTGCTGGTGCACGCATTTTACAAGGGAATGCATTACCTAAATTCTTTGGTGGTTTAACCAATACATTCACTTATAAAAACTTCTCACTGGATGTACAGTTGTACTACAACTTTGGCAACTTTGTTTATGACACATGGGGAAGCTATTATGTAGGTGCAGGTTTTGGTGCAACCTTCAATAAGGTTTCAAGAGTATTAAATCGTTGGCAAAAACCTGGAGACGTTACAGACATACCTAAATATATTTATAATGGAAATAAAAATTTCCAAGGTGGCTCTTCATTCTATCTGAATAGCGGCGATTTCGTTCGTGTTCGTAATCTTCAGTTAGCTTATACGCTACCGAAAACTGTTGTATCAAAAATTAAATTGACAGGAGCACAGTTTTATTTCAGAGGTACCAATCTGTTTACTTGGGTTAAAGACAAAAACTTGCCTTTCGATCCAGAACAAGGTACCGGCAGCGCAACCAACCTGCAGGTGTTTATTCCTAAAACAATTACTGCGGGCTTAAATATTACTTTCTAA
- a CDS encoding SusC/RagA family TonB-linked outer membrane protein: MRKFAIMMSLLLCSYHIFGQDKAVTGKVTDDKDGTPLAGVSVTVKGTTIGTSTGADGSFRLSVPSSARVLVFTYVNFASQEVSIGNRSEFSIKLVSEEKALSEVVVVGYGTVRKKDLTGSVSTIGGDKVRDLPVQSFDQALSGRAAGVSITIPNGVVNNPPVIRIRGVNSISLSSFPLVVVDGIASFSGDVGNGNAANNPLGDINPNDIESIDVLKDAAAAAIYGSRASAGVLIITTKKGKQGRARVNYDAWVGFTKPFNLIPVLNGREYETIKNEGLTNAGTPPNGTTRGFYPYIGPDGNPVDTKWYDIIYRTGTSQNHNISVSGANDKTTYYFSAGYTKQEGMIIQNDFTRLNATMNLDHKVNNRITFGGKFQYANSKNTGVNSGSTPGGAFATSGIARLGFNLMPNVPVYLNNGAYNINTVSNTIGQGANLTALQFTNPQVLLDLNTFESVSDRVISNIYANVKIINGLSFRTTFGIDNLNVVNKSFQNALHGDGVANGGSAFNNLQTFRRWNWTNVLNYMESFGNHNITALVGNEQQSTKSDGWGANRQGVTDPFYNEFQGGFNTIVPFGNFLSENYLVSFFGRVNYDYNKKYLLSVNGRRDGYSAFSPENKYGNFWGASAGWVLSEEEFFANSGLSKIFSNLKLRGSYGVVGNNQGINDFAFWSFYNNGLYGSNPALAFAQAGNENLKWETSKKTDIGLELGFLNNRINVEATYYINNVDNLILAEPQAPSRGIPGNSILQNIGSMSNKGVEITIGANVIQKKGFSWNTNFNITTLKNEVTALAAGNADIQPATSGLERPSMIRVGESIGSFYAVRTGGVNPANGQRIFYYRDGTAVQYNHAAPVASRWTLVSTGAVAPRVADQANDGIIVGPALPKWSGGWDNTFRYNGFDLNMLFFFSGGNYVYNGTKAGLRDMRSWNNSKEALTRWTKAGDVTNIPRIVFGDNISNGSGVVMTENIEKGDFLKLRTITLGYSVPKTIADKVGINSFRVYAQVLNAFTLTKYTGYDPEISSNGNGNGNPSVDRNSVPQARSFNIGVNVGF; encoded by the coding sequence ATGAGAAAATTTGCAATCATGATGTCCCTGTTGCTGTGCTCATACCACATCTTCGGGCAAGACAAAGCAGTTACCGGAAAGGTAACAGACGACAAAGACGGAACTCCACTTGCCGGGGTATCTGTTACAGTAAAAGGTACCACAATTGGTACTTCAACAGGAGCCGACGGATCTTTCCGTTTAAGTGTTCCATCTTCAGCAAGAGTATTGGTATTTACGTATGTTAACTTCGCTTCGCAGGAAGTTAGCATTGGCAACAGAAGCGAATTTTCTATTAAACTAGTTTCTGAAGAAAAAGCGTTATCAGAAGTTGTTGTTGTTGGTTACGGTACTGTAAGGAAAAAAGACCTCACAGGTAGCGTGTCAACCATTGGCGGCGACAAAGTAAGAGATTTACCTGTTCAAAGTTTTGACCAGGCTCTTTCCGGCCGTGCAGCGGGTGTAAGTATCACTATTCCAAATGGTGTTGTAAACAACCCTCCGGTAATACGTATACGAGGGGTGAACTCTATCAGTTTAAGTTCTTTCCCATTGGTTGTAGTTGACGGAATTGCTTCATTCTCCGGCGACGTTGGTAATGGAAACGCTGCCAATAATCCATTGGGCGACATCAATCCCAATGATATTGAAAGTATTGATGTATTGAAAGATGCGGCGGCGGCGGCAATCTATGGATCAAGGGCTTCTGCAGGTGTATTGATCATAACCACTAAAAAAGGTAAGCAAGGGCGTGCCCGTGTTAACTACGATGCATGGGTAGGTTTTACTAAACCATTCAATCTCATCCCTGTTTTAAATGGTCGTGAATATGAAACTATTAAGAATGAAGGCTTGACTAACGCCGGAACCCCGCCAAACGGAACTACAAGAGGATTCTATCCATACATTGGACCTGATGGCAACCCTGTTGATACCAAATGGTATGATATTATTTACAGAACAGGTACCTCACAAAATCATAATATTAGTGTTTCAGGAGCAAATGATAAAACCACTTATTATTTCTCGGCTGGTTACACAAAACAGGAAGGTATGATCATTCAAAATGATTTTACCCGTTTGAATGCAACGATGAATCTTGATCATAAAGTGAATAATCGTATTACGTTTGGAGGCAAATTTCAGTATGCCAATTCAAAAAATACTGGCGTTAACTCCGGTTCTACACCGGGTGGAGCATTTGCTACCTCTGGTATTGCCCGTTTAGGCTTTAATCTGATGCCGAACGTTCCGGTATATCTGAATAATGGCGCTTATAATATCAACACGGTTAGTAACACAATTGGCCAGGGTGCCAACCTCACTGCCCTGCAGTTTACCAATCCCCAGGTGTTGCTTGATTTAAATACGTTTGAATCTGTAAGTGATCGTGTCATTTCAAATATATATGCTAATGTTAAAATCATTAATGGCTTAAGCTTCCGCACTACGTTTGGTATAGATAATTTGAATGTTGTAAATAAATCGTTTCAGAATGCGTTGCATGGCGATGGCGTAGCAAATGGCGGTTCGGCATTCAATAATCTTCAAACATTCAGGAGATGGAACTGGACCAATGTACTCAATTACATGGAAAGCTTTGGCAACCACAACATCACTGCGTTGGTTGGTAACGAGCAACAATCAACAAAATCTGATGGTTGGGGTGCAAACCGTCAAGGAGTTACAGATCCATTTTATAACGAATTCCAAGGTGGATTCAATACTATTGTACCATTCGGAAACTTCCTTAGCGAAAACTATCTCGTTTCTTTCTTTGGAAGGGTGAACTATGATTACAATAAAAAATATCTTCTTTCGGTAAATGGACGTCGTGATGGTTATTCTGCTTTTTCTCCTGAGAACAAATATGGTAATTTTTGGGGTGCATCTGCTGGTTGGGTTCTTAGCGAAGAAGAATTCTTTGCAAATTCCGGTTTGTCAAAGATCTTCAGCAATCTTAAGTTGAGAGGAAGTTATGGTGTGGTTGGTAATAACCAAGGTATCAATGACTTTGCATTCTGGAGCTTTTATAACAATGGCTTATATGGTTCAAATCCAGCTCTAGCCTTTGCTCAAGCTGGAAATGAAAACCTAAAGTGGGAAACAAGTAAGAAGACAGATATCGGTTTAGAATTAGGTTTCCTCAACAACAGAATCAATGTTGAAGCAACTTATTATATCAACAATGTCGATAACCTTATCCTTGCAGAACCTCAAGCTCCTTCAAGAGGCATTCCCGGCAACTCTATTTTGCAAAACATAGGAAGCATGAGTAACAAGGGTGTTGAAATAACAATTGGTGCGAATGTTATTCAAAAGAAAGGATTCAGTTGGAACACAAACTTTAACATCACTACTCTTAAGAATGAAGTAACGGCTCTCGCTGCCGGCAATGCTGACATTCAACCTGCAACATCCGGCCTGGAACGCCCAAGCATGATTCGTGTAGGTGAGTCAATTGGTAGTTTTTATGCTGTGCGCACAGGCGGAGTAAATCCTGCTAATGGTCAGCGTATTTTCTATTACCGTGATGGTACTGCTGTTCAATACAATCATGCTGCCCCTGTAGCTTCACGTTGGACATTAGTGTCAACTGGCGCAGTTGCACCACGTGTTGCAGATCAGGCAAATGATGGCATTATCGTTGGTCCTGCCCTTCCAAAATGGAGTGGCGGTTGGGATAACACATTCCGTTATAATGGCTTCGATTTAAATATGCTGTTCTTCTTTTCTGGTGGTAACTATGTTTACAATGGTACAAAAGCAGGTTTAAGAGATATGCGTAGCTGGAACAATTCGAAAGAAGCTTTAACCCGCTGGACCAAAGCTGGCGATGTAACCAATATTCCTCGTATTGTATTTGGTGATAACATTTCAAATGGCTCTGGTGTAGTAATGACTGAAAACATAGAAAAAGGAGACTTCCTTAAACTCCGTACGATAACACTAGGTTATTCAGTGCCAAAAACAATTGCTGACAAAGTTGGCATTAATAGCTTCCGTGTTTATGCGCAAGTACTGAACGCCTTTACATTAACGAAATATACAGGTTATGATCCTGAAATTTCTTCCAATGGTAATGGTAACGGTAATCCAAGTGTAGATCGTAACTCAGTGCCTCAAGCAAGAAGTTTTAATATCGGTGTTAATGTAGGGTTTTAA
- a CDS encoding TlpA disulfide reductase family protein: MNKLWIVAAIAFSAAACENNGSKNFTVTGEVKNAPATVVYLEQISFDNMPPQVLDSITLNAGKFSLKGKAAEESLLQLRFPQIENGPLFFVINDKSDITIAGDWNDIRKLSYKGSPASERLREFVDSLSATQQKLGNMQYELQNVIQGDSLRNLQQMAMTNMVTSFKTYVKKVAMEDKSPMVSMFATSINTGTDATENEAMYNNLLKRFPKHTGIQTVVKQYRESVASAPQAPKQNTPAIGTMAPDITMPDVNGNNFSLSSLKGKYVLVDFWASWCGPCRGENPNVVAAYNKYKNKNFTILGVSLDKTKDAWLEAIKKDGLTWTHISDLKFWDSEAVGLYGFNGIPYNVLLDPTGKIIADNLRGGDLERKLEEVLR, encoded by the coding sequence ATGAATAAATTATGGATCGTTGCTGCTATTGCCTTTTCGGCTGCAGCATGTGAAAACAACGGAAGTAAAAATTTTACCGTAACTGGTGAGGTGAAGAATGCACCAGCTACAGTTGTTTACCTTGAACAGATATCATTCGATAATATGCCTCCCCAAGTATTGGATAGTATTACATTGAATGCCGGTAAATTTTCATTGAAAGGAAAAGCTGCTGAAGAATCATTATTGCAGTTGCGTTTTCCGCAAATTGAAAACGGCCCTTTGTTTTTTGTCATCAATGATAAATCTGATATTACTATTGCCGGTGATTGGAATGATATCCGCAAGTTGAGTTACAAAGGTTCTCCTGCAAGCGAACGCTTACGTGAGTTTGTTGATTCACTTTCAGCTACACAACAAAAGCTGGGCAACATGCAATACGAATTGCAGAATGTGATTCAGGGGGATAGTCTTCGTAACTTGCAGCAAATGGCAATGACAAACATGGTTACATCTTTCAAAACATATGTGAAGAAAGTAGCGATGGAAGATAAAAGTCCGATGGTAAGTATGTTTGCTACCTCCATCAATACCGGAACAGATGCAACAGAAAATGAAGCGATGTATAACAACCTGTTGAAACGTTTTCCTAAACATACCGGTATTCAAACAGTAGTAAAACAATACCGTGAAAGTGTAGCTTCTGCACCGCAGGCACCAAAACAAAATACACCAGCCATTGGTACAATGGCACCCGATATTACAATGCCTGATGTGAATGGAAATAATTTTTCGTTGAGCAGTTTAAAAGGTAAGTATGTGTTGGTTGATTTTTGGGCAAGCTGGTGCGGTCCTTGTCGTGGAGAAAATCCGAATGTTGTTGCAGCTTATAATAAATACAAGAATAAAAACTTTACGATTCTTGGTGTATCGTTAGATAAAACAAAAGATGCCTGGTTAGAAGCTATTAAAAAAGACGGCCTCACCTGGACGCATATCAGCGATCTGAAATTCTGGGATAGCGAAGCAGTTGGCTTGTATGGCTTCAATGGTATTCCTTACAACGTGTTGCTTGATCCCACAGGGAAAATTATTGCAGATAATTTGAGGGGAGGTGATTTGGAAAGGAAGTTGGAGGAAGTGTTGCGGTAA